A genome region from Micromonospora inyonensis includes the following:
- a CDS encoding helix-turn-helix domain-containing protein produces MPTADRPPVPQQEAADSGRLEEGAAAIGRRVRLLREERAISLSTLARSAGVGKATLSGLENGTRNPTLETLYAVTAQLGVPLGAVLAGPASAPSVRGAAVRATLLEVFTEAGATYELYRMRVAPGPGQVSPPHRAGVTEHVTVFAGVLRAGPVDAPLSAAAGGHLRWTSDVPHCYAAVGDEEVTASLLLRYPRD; encoded by the coding sequence ATGCCGACCGCCGACCGACCACCGGTCCCCCAGCAGGAAGCCGCCGACTCCGGCCGCCTTGAGGAGGGTGCCGCCGCCATCGGCCGCCGGGTCCGACTGCTCCGGGAGGAACGGGCCATCTCGCTCTCCACCCTGGCCCGGTCGGCCGGTGTCGGCAAGGCCACCCTCTCCGGCCTGGAGAACGGCACCCGCAACCCGACCCTGGAGACGCTCTACGCGGTGACCGCGCAGCTGGGCGTACCCCTGGGTGCGGTGCTGGCCGGACCGGCGAGCGCGCCCTCGGTACGCGGGGCCGCGGTGCGCGCCACCCTGCTCGAGGTGTTCACCGAGGCCGGGGCGACGTACGAGCTGTACCGGATGCGGGTCGCCCCCGGCCCGGGCCAGGTGTCGCCCCCGCACCGGGCCGGGGTCACCGAGCACGTCACCGTCTTCGCGGGCGTGCTCCGCGCCGGTCCGGTGGACGCGCCGTTGTCCGCCGCCGCCGGCGGGCACCTGCGCTGGACGTCGGACGTGCCGCACTGCTACGCCGCCGTGGGTGACGAGGAGGTCACCGCGAGCCTCCTGTTGCGCTATCCACGCGACTGA
- a CDS encoding benzoate/H(+) symporter BenE family transporter, with product MAGVLQPVLAGVVTALVGFASSFTVVLAGLRAVGATETQAASGLLAVCVASGASAVWLGLRHRLPMSIAWSTPGAALLVATGPVAGGWPAAVGAFVVSGLLIVAAGLFPPLSRAVAAIPKPIAGAMLAGVLLPLCTAPVRALVEVPALAGPVVVVWLLLHRFARRWAVPGALVVAVVAIASTTPPGRLGGAGLGPVFDPTSPAWSLPALAGLAVPLFLVTMAAQNVPGMAVLTGYGYRPPFGSALRVTGLASMAAAPVGGHAVNLAAITAALAAGPDAHPDPDRRWIASVTAGVGLAVLGLGAGVATTLVLLSPPVLIEAVAGLALIGALATALTAAVAEPDAREAAVVTFVVTAAGVTLLGIGGAFWGLLAGGVMLLLFRRRPERPVPPDRRSEPEQGEKPERGRSLESAFGAARTDGAPRD from the coding sequence ATGGCGGGCGTCCTGCAACCCGTGCTGGCCGGTGTGGTGACCGCCCTGGTCGGCTTCGCCAGCTCGTTCACCGTGGTCCTGGCCGGGCTCCGGGCCGTCGGTGCCACCGAGACGCAGGCCGCCTCGGGGCTGCTCGCGGTCTGCGTCGCGTCCGGAGCCAGCGCCGTGTGGCTCGGTCTGCGGCACCGGCTGCCGATGAGCATCGCCTGGTCCACGCCGGGGGCCGCGCTGCTGGTGGCGACCGGTCCGGTGGCGGGCGGCTGGCCGGCGGCGGTCGGCGCGTTCGTGGTCTCCGGCCTGCTGATCGTGGCGGCCGGTCTCTTTCCACCGCTGAGCCGCGCGGTCGCGGCGATCCCGAAGCCGATCGCGGGCGCGATGCTGGCCGGCGTCCTCCTGCCGCTCTGCACGGCACCGGTCCGGGCGCTGGTCGAGGTGCCCGCGCTCGCCGGGCCGGTGGTGGTGGTCTGGCTGCTGCTGCACCGCTTCGCCCGCCGCTGGGCGGTGCCGGGGGCACTCGTCGTCGCGGTGGTGGCGATCGCGTCGACCACGCCGCCCGGTCGGCTCGGGGGTGCCGGGCTCGGGCCGGTGTTCGACCCGACGTCGCCGGCTTGGAGCCTGCCGGCCCTGGCCGGGCTGGCGGTGCCACTGTTCCTGGTCACCATGGCCGCGCAGAACGTACCGGGCATGGCGGTGCTCACCGGGTACGGCTACCGTCCCCCGTTCGGGTCCGCGCTACGGGTCACCGGGTTGGCCAGCATGGCCGCCGCGCCCGTCGGCGGGCACGCGGTCAACCTGGCGGCGATCACCGCCGCGCTCGCCGCCGGCCCGGACGCCCATCCCGACCCGGACCGCCGTTGGATCGCCTCGGTGACCGCCGGCGTCGGACTGGCCGTGCTCGGCCTCGGCGCGGGGGTGGCCACCACGCTGGTCCTGCTCTCGCCCCCGGTGCTGATCGAGGCGGTCGCCGGCCTGGCGCTGATCGGGGCGCTGGCCACCGCCCTGACCGCGGCCGTCGCCGAGCCGGACGCGCGCGAGGCGGCGGTGGTCACCTTCGTGGTCACCGCCGCCGGAGTCACCCTGCTCGGGATCGGCGGTGCCTTCTGGGGACTGCTGGCCGGTGGGGTGATGCTCCTCCTGTTCCGCCGCAGGCCGGAGCGCCCCGTCCCGCCGGACCGTCGCTCCGAGCCGGAGCAGGGGGAGAAGCCGGAGCGGGGGAGGTCCCTGGAGAGTGCCTTTGGAGCTGCCCGCACAGACGGGGCACCGCGAGACTGA
- the mscL gene encoding large conductance mechanosensitive channel protein MscL yields the protein MLKGFKDFIMRGNVVDLAVGVVIGAAFTGVVTQLTKSFLEPLVRVLIALLTGSKNGLKGSTPMFREIPFDWVAFVNALITFLLTAAALYFLVVFPMNKLAERRKRGEEPPPKAPSEEVRLLTEIRDALVAAGHTTPGQQRGALDDVLGRRPEPPAPR from the coding sequence ATGCTCAAAGGGTTCAAGGACTTCATCATGCGCGGCAACGTCGTCGACCTGGCGGTCGGCGTCGTCATCGGTGCCGCGTTCACCGGGGTCGTCACGCAGCTCACCAAGTCGTTCCTGGAGCCCCTGGTCCGGGTGCTCATCGCGCTGCTCACCGGCAGCAAGAACGGCCTGAAGGGCTCGACCCCGATGTTCCGGGAGATCCCGTTCGACTGGGTGGCGTTCGTGAACGCGCTGATCACGTTCCTGCTCACCGCGGCGGCGCTCTACTTCCTGGTCGTCTTCCCGATGAACAAGCTCGCCGAGCGGCGCAAGCGGGGCGAGGAGCCGCCGCCGAAGGCACCGAGCGAGGAGGTCCGGCTGCTCACCGAGATCCGGGACGCCCTGGTCGCCGCCGGGCACACCACCCCTGGGCAGCAGCGCGGCGCGCTGGACGACGTGCTCGGCCGCCGGCCGGAGCCGCCGGCCCCGCGCTGA
- a CDS encoding FadR/GntR family transcriptional regulator, with protein sequence MTPSGHSPPVPPRGRRVSETIEQLRGRILGGEWPLGGRIPTEPQLVAALGVGRNTVREAVRALVHAGVLECRQGSGTYVVSTDELAPVVARRLTDDRMAEVVEVRRAFEVEAARLAALRRTEEDLTALDAALAERETAWRDGRFEEFVEADARLHVVVVAAAHNTMLAELYASVGTAMRASVAQASGSLEPERYTDHSRLVAAIHAGDPERAAHEAGAFLEHQAGA encoded by the coding sequence GTGACACCGTCCGGCCATTCCCCACCCGTGCCGCCGCGCGGGCGCCGGGTGAGCGAGACGATCGAGCAGCTCAGGGGGAGGATCCTCGGCGGGGAGTGGCCGCTGGGCGGGCGGATACCGACCGAGCCGCAGCTCGTCGCCGCGCTCGGTGTGGGGCGGAACACCGTCCGGGAGGCGGTCCGCGCACTGGTGCACGCCGGGGTGCTGGAGTGCCGTCAGGGCTCCGGCACGTACGTGGTGTCGACCGACGAACTGGCCCCGGTGGTGGCCCGCCGGCTCACCGACGACCGGATGGCGGAGGTGGTCGAGGTACGCCGCGCGTTCGAGGTGGAGGCGGCCCGGCTGGCCGCGCTCCGGCGTACCGAGGAGGACCTGACGGCGCTCGACGCGGCGCTGGCCGAGCGGGAGACGGCCTGGCGCGACGGCCGGTTCGAGGAGTTCGTGGAGGCCGACGCCCGGTTGCACGTCGTGGTGGTGGCCGCCGCCCACAACACCATGCTCGCGGAGCTGTACGCCTCGGTGGGCACCGCGATGCGGGCCTCCGTCGCCCAGGCGAGCGGCTCCCTGGAACCCGAACGGTACACCGACCACAGCCGCCTGGTGGCGGCGATCCACGCGGGCGACCCGGAGCGGGCGGCGCACGAAGCGGGCGCGTTCCTGGAGCACCAGGCCGGGGCATAG
- a CDS encoding MFS transporter → MTPPTAALAGPDVAPDAPVATPAAAQRPDTRATTDTSARGVRPGTGGLLVLAGMLLVALNLRAAITSLGALLDEVRTGLALSGAVAGFVTTLPTIAFAVFGAFTPWLVRRVAPARVLVVAMVTLALGQLLRVLTDSALVFLMASALALAGIAVANILLPMLVKQYFPHRTGLVTGAYTVALTLGTTVAAAAAVPVAHAFGSWRVGLGVWAGLALVAVLPWTPLALRARAAARRAGRTAQASPRSRIRPERTRLGWAMALYFGAQSLSGYVVMGWLAQLFRDAGYQPQDAGLLLAGVTAFGVPVALVMPAIATRLRTLRPLVLFLSGAATLSYLGLAFAPHDLALLWVLLLAIGQGAFPLILTTIGLRARTAEGTVQLSAFAQSTGYVIAGLGPLLVGILYEATGGWQAPIAFLLVALVVQTCAGLAISRPRYIEDE, encoded by the coding sequence ATGACCCCGCCAACAGCCGCCCTCGCGGGACCCGACGTGGCCCCCGACGCCCCCGTGGCGACGCCCGCCGCCGCACAGCGCCCCGACACACGGGCCACCACCGACACCTCCGCCAGGGGCGTCCGTCCGGGTACCGGGGGCCTGCTGGTGCTCGCCGGGATGCTCCTGGTCGCGCTCAACCTGCGGGCCGCCATCACCAGCCTCGGCGCGCTGCTCGACGAGGTCCGCACCGGGCTGGCGCTCTCCGGCGCGGTGGCCGGGTTCGTGACCACGCTGCCGACCATCGCGTTCGCCGTGTTCGGCGCGTTCACGCCGTGGCTGGTCCGGCGGGTCGCCCCGGCCCGGGTGCTGGTCGTGGCGATGGTCACCCTCGCCCTCGGGCAGTTGCTACGGGTCCTCACCGACTCCGCCCTGGTCTTCCTGATGGCCAGCGCGCTCGCGCTGGCCGGGATCGCGGTGGCGAACATCCTGCTGCCGATGCTCGTCAAGCAGTACTTCCCGCACCGCACCGGGCTGGTCACCGGGGCGTACACGGTGGCGTTGACCCTCGGCACGACGGTGGCCGCCGCGGCGGCGGTGCCGGTCGCCCACGCGTTCGGGTCGTGGCGGGTCGGACTCGGGGTCTGGGCCGGACTGGCCCTGGTGGCCGTACTCCCGTGGACGCCGCTGGCACTGCGGGCCCGGGCTGCCGCGCGGCGGGCGGGACGGACGGCACAGGCGTCCCCCCGGTCGCGGATCCGGCCGGAACGCACCCGGCTCGGGTGGGCCATGGCGCTGTACTTCGGGGCCCAGTCGCTCAGCGGGTACGTGGTCATGGGCTGGCTGGCCCAGCTCTTCCGGGACGCCGGTTACCAGCCGCAGGACGCCGGGTTGCTGCTCGCCGGGGTGACCGCGTTCGGCGTGCCGGTGGCCCTGGTCATGCCCGCCATCGCCACCCGGCTGCGCACCCTGCGCCCGCTGGTGCTCTTCCTGTCGGGGGCGGCGACCCTGTCCTACCTGGGCCTCGCGTTCGCACCGCACGACCTGGCGCTGCTCTGGGTGCTCCTGCTCGCCATCGGCCAGGGCGCGTTCCCGCTGATCCTGACCACTATCGGCCTGCGGGCCCGCACGGCCGAGGGAACCGTGCAGCTCTCCGCGTTCGCGCAGAGCACCGGGTACGTCATCGCCGGGCTCGGCCCACTGCTCGTCGGCATCCTCTACGAGGCGACCGGGGGCTGGCAGGCGCCGATCGCCTTCCTGCTCGTCGCCCTCGTCGTGCAGACCTGCGCCGGGCTGGCGATCTCCCGTCCCCGCTACATCGAGGACGAGTGA
- a CDS encoding STAS domain-containing protein, producing MSLTVHTEQRGDVVVVSVGGELDMATAPQLQDQITDLLDKGRSRLVFDLAEVSFCDSTGLSVFVRAKNSCDEAGGVVRLAAPQRGVLRILEVSGLVEVLQTYPTVDEAVAGEPTPAS from the coding sequence ATGTCGTTGACGGTGCACACGGAACAGCGCGGCGACGTGGTCGTGGTGTCGGTCGGGGGCGAGCTGGACATGGCGACGGCCCCTCAGCTCCAGGACCAGATCACCGACCTGCTCGACAAGGGGCGCAGCCGGCTGGTCTTCGACCTGGCGGAGGTCTCGTTCTGCGACTCGACCGGGCTCTCGGTGTTCGTGCGCGCCAAGAACAGCTGCGACGAGGCCGGTGGCGTGGTGCGCCTCGCCGCGCCGCAGCGCGGGGTGCTGCGCATCCTCGAGGTCAGCGGACTGGTCGAGGTGTTGCAGACGTACCCGACGGTCGACGAGGCCGTGGCGGGGGAGCCGACCCCGGCCTCCTGA
- a CDS encoding STAS domain-containing protein has translation MALSPEVSGRLACLLTEHAELVTQRWTEAVAASLRGRLSQAELRGQVQDLHRGMVVAGEGGTIDLESEQATELRAVLAELSRGRARQGFTATETAVSIHALKDVLLDLMESLPDDGNRLRDFVAFSGLIDQMGLFTFESYVRTRESLIADQAEQLLELSTPVVKLWEGVVAVPLVGTLDSARAQVVMERLLQTLVDTSSPYAIIDITGVPAVDTQVAQHILKTVVAARLMGADCIISGIRPQIAQTIVELGIEFGDIATKASLADALRHVLRLTGVETAANRRARREV, from the coding sequence ATGGCGCTGAGCCCGGAAGTAAGCGGACGGCTCGCCTGCCTGCTCACCGAGCATGCCGAGCTGGTCACGCAGCGCTGGACGGAGGCGGTCGCGGCCTCGCTGCGGGGCCGACTCAGCCAGGCGGAACTCCGCGGCCAGGTGCAGGACCTGCACCGCGGCATGGTCGTCGCCGGTGAGGGCGGGACCATCGACCTGGAGTCGGAGCAGGCCACCGAACTGCGCGCCGTCCTCGCCGAGCTGTCCCGGGGCCGGGCCCGTCAGGGCTTCACCGCCACCGAGACGGCGGTCAGCATCCACGCCCTCAAGGACGTGCTGCTGGACCTGATGGAGAGCCTTCCCGACGACGGCAACCGGCTCCGCGACTTCGTGGCGTTCTCCGGCCTGATCGACCAGATGGGGCTGTTCACCTTCGAGAGCTACGTCCGCACCCGGGAGAGCCTGATCGCCGACCAGGCCGAGCAGCTCCTCGAACTCTCCACTCCCGTGGTCAAGCTCTGGGAGGGCGTCGTCGCCGTGCCGCTGGTCGGCACCCTCGACTCGGCCCGCGCCCAGGTGGTGATGGAACGCCTGCTCCAGACCCTGGTCGACACCAGTTCGCCGTACGCGATCATCGACATCACCGGTGTGCCCGCCGTCGACACCCAGGTCGCCCAGCACATCCTGAAGACCGTCGTGGCCGCCCGGCTGATGGGCGCCGACTGCATCATCTCCGGCATCCGACCGCAGATCGCCCAGACCATCGTGGAGCTCGGCATCGAGTTCGGTGACATCGCCACCAAGGCGAGTCTCGCCGACGCGCTGCGCCACGTGCTGCGGCTCACCGGCGTCGAGACCGCCGCCAACCGCCGCGCACGTCGGGAGGTCTGA
- a CDS encoding STAS domain-containing protein gives MERVPVLKIGDILLVSIQVDMEDQTALQLQEDLAERIVATGCHGVIIDITALDIVDSFIGRMLSTIASISKVLDAETVVVGMRPAVAITLVELGLSLNGIRTALNVERGIELIAAARAEDDDLDIDPTDAEPATSP, from the coding sequence ATGGAGCGGGTGCCGGTCCTCAAGATCGGTGACATCCTGCTGGTCTCCATCCAGGTGGACATGGAGGACCAGACCGCACTGCAACTCCAGGAGGACCTGGCCGAGCGGATCGTCGCGACGGGCTGCCACGGCGTGATCATCGACATCACCGCGCTGGACATCGTCGACTCGTTCATCGGCCGGATGCTCTCCACCATCGCGTCCATCTCCAAGGTCCTCGACGCCGAGACCGTGGTGGTCGGAATGCGCCCGGCGGTCGCCATCACCCTGGTGGAGCTGGGGCTGTCCCTCAACGGCATCCGGACCGCGCTGAACGTCGAACGCGGCATCGAACTCATCGCGGCGGCCCGGGCCGAGGACGACGACCTCGACATCGACCCCACCGACGCCGAGCCGGCGACGTCGCCATGA
- a CDS encoding ATP-binding protein, which produces MTAGIDLGRPQAQAIRSDEDVVRVRQLVRAVAVAVKLSLVDQTKLVTAASELARNTLVYGGGGDVEVTIVDNGVRRGVRIVFADAGPGIADLDLALTDGYTTGGGLGLGLSGARRLVDEFDIQTAVGEGTRITVTKWSR; this is translated from the coding sequence ATGACCGCCGGTATCGACCTGGGCCGCCCGCAGGCGCAGGCGATCCGGAGCGACGAGGACGTGGTCCGCGTCCGGCAGCTGGTGCGTGCCGTCGCGGTCGCCGTCAAGCTCTCCCTGGTCGACCAGACCAAGCTGGTGACCGCCGCCAGCGAGTTGGCCCGCAACACGCTGGTCTACGGCGGCGGTGGCGACGTCGAGGTGACCATCGTCGACAACGGCGTACGGCGCGGGGTGCGGATCGTCTTCGCCGACGCGGGCCCCGGCATCGCCGACCTCGACCTGGCCCTCACCGACGGCTACACCACCGGCGGTGGCCTCGGCCTCGGTCTCAGTGGCGCCCGTCGCCTGGTCGACGAGTTCGACATCCAGACAGCAGTGGGCGAGGGCACCCGGATCACCGTGACCAAGTGGTCCCGATGA
- a CDS encoding SpoIIE family protein phosphatase, which produces MTTEPVSDQGLWFRVETSSAASAVRRAAERLGGQLHLGDRRTADLAIVAAELSSNLVKHAQDGVLLLRPVRRGGEVGVELVAVDSGPGMADLTVSSRDGHSTTGTLGIGLGAITRQASWYDGYSQSGRGTVLAVQVWPSAAPSPGWAAGLTRPLTGEARCGDGFAVRLADGRPQVLVCDGLGHGPLAAAATDAAVTTFRSAPVGSPKALVEHLHRSLTHTRGAALAVAELEPSAGRLRYAGLGNIAAAVVEHGRRRGLVSLPGIAGHQRPVVREYEYPFGGDALLVMHTDGVADRWQLTDYPGLADRAPLLTAATILRDYGVRRDDAGVLVARAPA; this is translated from the coding sequence ATGACGACCGAGCCCGTCTCCGACCAGGGCCTCTGGTTCCGGGTCGAGACGAGCAGCGCGGCCAGCGCGGTACGGCGGGCCGCCGAGCGGCTCGGCGGGCAGCTGCACCTCGGCGACCGGCGCACCGCCGACCTCGCGATCGTCGCCGCCGAACTGAGCAGCAACCTGGTCAAGCACGCCCAGGACGGGGTGCTCCTGCTCCGTCCGGTGCGACGCGGTGGCGAGGTCGGCGTGGAACTGGTCGCCGTCGACTCCGGGCCCGGCATGGCCGACCTCACCGTCTCCTCGCGGGACGGGCACTCCACCACCGGCACCCTCGGCATCGGCCTCGGCGCGATCACCCGACAGGCCAGCTGGTACGACGGGTACTCGCAGTCCGGCCGGGGCACGGTGCTCGCCGTGCAGGTCTGGCCGTCGGCCGCGCCGTCCCCCGGCTGGGCGGCCGGCCTCACCCGGCCGTTGACCGGGGAGGCCCGGTGCGGGGACGGTTTCGCCGTGCGGCTGGCCGACGGACGTCCGCAGGTGCTGGTCTGCGACGGGCTCGGGCACGGCCCGCTGGCCGCCGCCGCGACCGACGCCGCCGTCACCACGTTCCGCTCCGCGCCCGTCGGATCGCCGAAGGCGCTGGTGGAGCACCTGCACCGGTCGCTCACGCACACCCGGGGGGCGGCCCTCGCCGTCGCCGAACTCGAGCCGTCCGCCGGGCGGCTGCGGTACGCGGGACTGGGCAACATCGCCGCCGCGGTGGTCGAGCACGGCCGGCGGCGCGGGCTGGTCTCGCTCCCCGGCATCGCCGGCCACCAGCGGCCCGTGGTCCGGGAGTACGAGTACCCGTTCGGCGGGGACGCCCTGCTGGTCATGCACACCGACGGGGTGGCCGACCGCTGGCAGCTCACCGACTACCCGGGGCTCGCCGACCGGGCTCCACTGCTGACCGCCGCCACCATCCTGCGCGACTACGGCGTGCGTCGCGACGACGCCGGGGTCCTCGTCGCCCGGGCTCCGGCATGA
- a CDS encoding sensor histidine kinase yields MSAPVSAPLLQMALRVESDIFVLRQRGREVATAVGLEYQDQVRIATALSEVARDLVRTVGGADVGFYAAGVEEGRPVLRVDLAPLRPFGPDGYQPASGAVARLVDSLALTPAEGVTVIRMSRRIPANAEALTPQRLAGLRAQLAQSAPGSALDELTVQHEQLVAALDEVRSQRDELAVLNEELQETNRGVLALYNQLSAELEETNRGVVALYAELDEKSAQLRAASESKSRFLANVSHELRAPVTAVIGLARLLADSASDPLTGEQARQVGLIRSSATDLLTLVNDLLDLAKAESGRIEPDWAEVDLRVVFGQLRGTLRALATRPGVELVLEEPPPPAALRSDEALLTRVLRNLLHNGLKFTERGEVRMRAGLVDGRWRIAVSDTGIGIPPDQHERIFEEFYQVPGSASGAGAGAGTGLGLPYARRLANLLGGALGVTSEPGRGSVFTLDLPVDGA; encoded by the coding sequence ATGAGCGCTCCCGTCTCCGCACCGCTGTTGCAGATGGCGCTCCGCGTCGAGTCCGACATCTTCGTGCTGCGGCAGCGGGGCCGGGAGGTGGCCACCGCCGTCGGCCTGGAGTACCAGGACCAGGTCCGGATCGCCACCGCGCTGAGCGAAGTCGCCCGGGACCTGGTCCGTACCGTCGGCGGCGCGGACGTCGGGTTCTACGCCGCCGGGGTGGAGGAGGGGCGTCCGGTCCTGCGGGTCGACCTCGCCCCGCTGCGACCGTTCGGCCCGGACGGGTACCAGCCGGCCTCCGGCGCGGTGGCCCGGCTCGTCGACAGTCTCGCCCTGACACCCGCCGAGGGGGTTACCGTCATACGGATGTCCCGACGCATTCCGGCCAACGCGGAGGCGCTGACCCCGCAGCGCCTCGCGGGACTGCGTGCCCAGCTGGCACAGAGCGCCCCGGGCAGCGCGCTGGACGAACTCACCGTCCAGCACGAGCAGCTCGTCGCCGCTCTCGACGAGGTACGCAGCCAACGTGACGAGTTGGCCGTGCTCAACGAGGAACTCCAGGAGACCAACCGGGGCGTGCTGGCGCTCTACAACCAGCTCTCCGCCGAGCTGGAGGAGACCAACCGGGGCGTGGTGGCGCTCTACGCCGAGCTGGACGAGAAGTCGGCGCAGCTCAGGGCGGCCAGCGAGTCGAAGAGCCGGTTCCTGGCCAACGTCAGCCACGAGCTGCGCGCCCCGGTCACCGCCGTCATCGGGCTGGCCCGACTGCTCGCCGACTCCGCCTCGGACCCGCTCACCGGCGAGCAGGCCCGCCAGGTGGGGCTGATCCGGTCCTCCGCGACCGACCTGCTGACCCTGGTCAACGACCTGCTGGACCTGGCCAAGGCCGAGTCCGGCCGGATCGAGCCGGACTGGGCGGAGGTCGACCTGCGGGTGGTGTTCGGTCAGCTCCGGGGCACGTTGCGGGCGCTGGCCACCCGGCCCGGGGTGGAACTGGTGCTCGAGGAGCCGCCGCCCCCGGCGGCCCTCCGGTCGGACGAGGCCCTGCTGACCCGGGTGCTGCGCAACCTGCTGCACAACGGCCTCAAGTTCACCGAACGGGGCGAGGTGCGGATGCGCGCCGGCCTGGTCGACGGGCGGTGGCGGATCGCCGTCTCGGACACCGGCATCGGCATCCCGCCGGACCAGCACGAACGGATCTTCGAGGAGTTCTACCAGGTGCCCGGAAGCGCGAGCGGCGCCGGCGCCGGCGCCGGCACCGGCCTCGGTCTGCCGTACGCCCGGCGGCTGGCCAACCTTCTCGGCGGCGCCCTGGGGGTGACCAGCGAGCCCGGCCGGGGCAGCGTGTTCACCCTCGACCTTCCCGTGGACGGGGCGTGA
- a CDS encoding SpoIIE family protein phosphatase, protein MEGGPATVLVVDDSRTKRYLLVSWLTRAGFEVLEAETGAEALKRVGVDPVELVVLDVRLPDLSGFEVCERIKASHPALPVIHVSAHAVDVVDRAQGLTRGADAYLAEPIEPDELVATAHAVLRYYRARRRAELFAERLARLAETTVAVHAAPTFARLLEEAAVGAAEIFRTPAAVVAETFDGDCLAGVCPGPGQAGGVVGWTVDDTGVPTGTTVRVDEPSAWNLTDWPADDRLAVAAARLREDRAPLYVVVPAGVQVPGMPVLVQLAQAVAAAVEAQRSYDQEHRIAVTLQRSLLPRLIPTINGLDLAVRYEPASAQTEVGGDFYELVMLDGHLLMAVGDVAGHSLHAATVMAELRHAVRAYAVEGHQPGEILHRVNELMRRLLPHELATICVLLLDPATGQVRMASAGHLPPLLTVDGRVEFLQHSAPLLGVRAARPPDLEFVVPPGATLVLYTDGLIERRDATIDEGLAALAAQGARVEPDLDAFCARLLRELAPSEIHDDVAVLALRRH, encoded by the coding sequence ATGGAGGGTGGTCCGGCGACGGTGCTGGTGGTCGACGACAGCCGCACCAAACGCTACCTGTTGGTGAGCTGGCTGACCCGGGCCGGCTTCGAGGTGCTGGAGGCGGAGACCGGCGCGGAGGCGTTGAAACGGGTCGGTGTCGACCCGGTCGAACTGGTGGTGCTCGACGTGCGCCTGCCCGACCTGAGCGGCTTCGAGGTCTGTGAACGGATCAAGGCCAGCCATCCCGCCCTGCCGGTCATCCACGTCTCCGCGCACGCCGTCGACGTGGTCGACCGGGCGCAGGGCCTGACCCGGGGCGCGGACGCGTACCTGGCCGAGCCGATCGAACCGGACGAACTGGTCGCCACCGCCCACGCGGTGCTGCGCTACTACCGGGCCCGCAGACGGGCCGAACTCTTCGCCGAGCGGCTCGCCCGGCTGGCCGAGACCACCGTGGCGGTGCATGCCGCACCGACCTTCGCCCGTCTGCTGGAGGAGGCGGCCGTCGGCGCGGCGGAGATCTTCCGTACCCCCGCCGCGGTGGTGGCCGAGACCTTCGACGGGGACTGCCTGGCCGGGGTCTGCCCCGGTCCCGGTCAGGCGGGTGGCGTGGTCGGGTGGACGGTGGACGACACCGGTGTGCCGACCGGCACGACGGTACGCGTCGACGAGCCGTCCGCCTGGAACCTGACCGACTGGCCCGCCGACGACCGGCTGGCGGTCGCCGCGGCCCGGCTGCGGGAGGACCGCGCCCCGCTCTACGTGGTGGTGCCGGCCGGGGTGCAGGTCCCGGGCATGCCGGTGCTGGTGCAACTCGCCCAGGCGGTGGCGGCGGCCGTGGAGGCGCAGCGCTCCTACGACCAGGAGCACCGCATCGCGGTCACCCTCCAGCGCAGTCTGCTGCCGCGCCTGATCCCGACGATCAACGGCCTGGACCTCGCCGTGCGGTACGAGCCGGCGAGCGCGCAGACCGAGGTGGGCGGTGACTTCTACGAGCTGGTGATGCTCGACGGGCACCTGCTGATGGCGGTCGGCGACGTCGCCGGGCACTCCCTGCACGCGGCCACGGTGATGGCGGAGTTGCGTCACGCCGTCCGCGCGTACGCGGTCGAGGGGCACCAGCCGGGGGAGATCCTGCACCGGGTCAACGAGCTGATGCGCCGCCTGCTCCCGCACGAGCTGGCCACCATCTGCGTGCTGCTGCTGGATCCGGCCACCGGCCAGGTCCGGATGGCCAGCGCCGGCCACCTGCCGCCGCTGCTCACCGTGGACGGACGGGTCGAGTTCCTCCAGCACTCCGCCCCGCTGCTCGGGGTCCGGGCGGCCCGCCCGCCGGACCTGGAGTTCGTGGTGCCACCCGGGGCGACGCTGGTGCTCTACACCGACGGGTTGATCGAACGGCGGGACGCGACCATCGACGAGGGGCTGGCCGCCCTGGCCGCCCAGGGCGCCCGGGTCGAGCCGGACCTGGACGCCTTCTGCGCCCGCCTGCTGCGCGAACTCGCACCCTCGGAGATCCACGACGACGTCGCCGTGCTCGCCCTCCGCCGTCACTGA